From the Motacilla alba alba isolate MOTALB_02 chromosome Z, Motacilla_alba_V1.0_pri, whole genome shotgun sequence genome, one window contains:
- the TMEM267 gene encoding transmembrane protein 267, with protein sequence MVLVMASETEKAHALLQTFSTASVISSLGLGIFCFVADRLLQFSFIQQNDWLRALSDNAVHGILGMWSWAIVIGLRKKSDFTEVTLAGFLASVIDVDHFFLAGSLSLKAALTLPRRPLLHCSTVIPVVALTLKFIMQLFRLKDSWCFLPWMLFISWTSHHVRDGIRHGLWICPFGKTPPLPYWLYVAITASLPHLCSFIMYLTGTRELMSIKHGIRIDV encoded by the exons ATGGTTCTTGTCATGGCATCTGAGACCGAAAAGGCCCATGCTCTTCTCCAGACTTTCAGCACAGCGTCAGTTATTTCCAGTCTAGGTTTGGGGATATTCTGCTTTGTGGCAGACAGACTCCTGCAGTTTTCCTTCATTCAGCAAAATGACTGGCTCCGAGCCTTATCTGATAATGCAGTGCATGGTATACTGGGGATGTGGTCCTGGGCGATAGTGATTGGACTCAGGAAGAAAAGTGACTTCACTGAGGTCACCCTGGCTGGCTTTCTTGCCTCTGTCATTGATGTGGACCACTTCTTTCTTGCTGGGTCTCTGTCATTAAAG gctgctctGACTCTTCCACGGAGACCACTTCTTCATTGTTCTACTGTGATTCCTGTGGTGGCTCTGACATTAAAGTTTATCATGCAGCTTTTCAGGCTTAAGGACTCATGGTGCTTTCTTCCCTGGATGTTGTTCATATCCTGGACTTCTCATCATGTCCGTGACGGGATTCGTCATGGCCTCTGGATCTGCCCGTTTGGAAAAACTCCTCCCTTGCCGTATTGGCTGTATGTGGCGATTACAGCATCTTTACCTCATCTTTGTTCATTTATTATGTATTTAACGGGCACTAGAGAATTAATGTCCATAAAACATGGCATCCGCATTGATGTATAG